The following are from one region of the Ptychodera flava strain L36383 chromosome 15, AS_Pfla_20210202, whole genome shotgun sequence genome:
- the LOC139151748 gene encoding glycerophosphodiester phosphodiesterase 1-like, protein MAAPLPSPVHTALISAVLDLSGVFLITFVTAHFVLPVSSTKHLFTGLCSVVLVFAVIHGFRIPPVDRSASDKVLEPNRMLVIGHRGGAYDAPENTIEAIREAKKNGADGVELDLEFTKDGVPVLLHDSSVDRTTDGQGEIKSYTFEEIRKLNASHGHRLSAQFSKTRIPTLQEATEECLRLGLKIFYDVKGNAQQAAEALVKLFHEHPKLYESAAVCSFYPEVIYKVRLNDQKIVTALTHRSGDLAYSITGEPRDMPAWKVPLAHMADLLTHWAHHSFLWYFCGNSAFLLWKNEMSQQVKVYWEHRGIQVITWTVNSAHEKMYNEKYLKTSYITDSLIGDCEQSKS, encoded by the exons ATGGCAGCACCACTGCCTAGTCCAGTCCATACAGCATTAATATCGGCAGTGTTGGATCTTTCAGGAGTGTTTTTGATCACGTTTGTGACGGCTCACTTTGTCTTGCCAGTTTCAAGTACAAAGCATCTGTTTACAGGTCTCTGTTCCGTAGTACTGGTTTTCGCTGTCATCCATGGGTTTCGTATTCCCCCCGTCGATCGCTCAGCTTCTGACAAAGTCCTCGAGCCGAACAGGATGCTGGTGATTGGTCACAGAGGAGGGGCGTACGATGCTCCCGAAAACACGATAGAGGCGATCAGAGAA GCCAAGAAAAATGGCGCCGATGGTGTTGAACTTGACCTTGAGTTTACCAAGGATGGTGTTCCAGTGCTACTTCATGATTCATCCGTGGACCGTACCACTGATGGACAAGGGGAGATCAAGTCATACACATTTGAAGAGATACGAAAACTCAATGCCTCACATGGACACAGGCTAAG TGCACAGTTTTCAAAGACACGCATCCCAACATTACAAGAAGCCACTGAAGAATGTCTCAGGCTAGGGTTGAAGATTTTCTATGATGTCAAAGGAAATGCACAACAG GCGGCGGAGGCCCTTGTAAAGCTCTTTCATGAACATCCCAAACTCTATGAAAGTGCAGCTGTGTGTTCCTTTTATCCCGAAGTGATCTACAAG GTTAGACTAAATGACCAGAAGATAGTGACAGCTCTAACCCATCGTTCGGGAGACCTGGCGTACAGCATCACCGGAGAGCCACGGGATATGCCGGCATGGAAAGTCCCGTTGGCTCACATGGCGGATCTCCTAACACACTGGGCTCACCATTCTTTCCTTTGGTATTTCTGTGGCAATTCAGCGTTTCTCCTCTGGAAAAATGAAATGTCTCA GCAAGTCAAGGTATACTGGGAACACCGAGGAATACAAGTGATTACATGGACAGTGAACAGCGCTCATGAGAAAATGTATAATGAGAAGTATTTGAAGACATCATACATCACAGATTCCCTTATCGGAGATTGTGAGCAAAGTAAATCATAA
- the LOC139151750 gene encoding glycerophosphodiester phosphodiesterase 1-like, translating into MDSLSQLPVYSPLTSGITDACLVLCLTFLAWCLARPEASHTKCLFSSLGVVSVVFALIHGFRIPPVDQKIASSILEVAPNRATVIGHRAGACNAPENTIAAIREAKRNGADGVELDVHFTKDGVPVIIHDPSVDRTTDGQGMIRALTFEEVRKLNASYGHRFRAKFPDEHISTLEEVTEECLKLKLKIFFDVKVGSRLAATTFVELFEKFPGLYSSAMICSFFPNFIYMLRLGNPNIVTALIYLPGSLSYLASGSLPAYAIPRWTAPAAHVADILIGWAHRSWLWHLCGNSALLLHHSEVSRHEKLYWEQRGVRIIPWTVNNLQEKRFYEESLNVPYITDCVTADCPDSC; encoded by the exons ATGGATTCACTGTCACAGCTGCCGGTCTACTCCCCGCTCACGTCGGGCATAACCGATGCGTGTTTGGTGCTCTGCCTGACCTTTCTCGCTTGGTGTCTGGCAAGACCGGAAGCATCTCACACAAAGTGCCTGTTCTCCTCACTCGGCGTTGTGTCAGTGGTTTTTGCCTTGATCCATGGATTTAGGATTCCTCCAGTCGATCAAAAGATAGCCAGTAGTATACTGGAGGTGGCTCCGAATCGAGCTACAGTGATAGGACATCGAGCTGGAGCGTGCAATGCCCCTGAAAACACGATAGCGGCTATTCGGGAA GCCAAACGGAATGGTGCAGATGGCGTAGAGCTCGATGTCCATTTTACGAAAGATGGTGTGCCAGTTATTATCCATGACCCCTCGGTCGATCGTACCACTGATGGACAAGGCATGATAAGAGCGTTAACATTTGAAGAAGTGAGAAAACTGAACGCCTCGTATGGACACCGGTTTCG TGCTAAATTCCCTGATGAACACATTTCAACTTTAGAAGAAGTAACTGAAGAATGCCTCaagttaaaattaaaaatattcttcgACGTCAAAGTCGGATCAAGATTG GCAGCGACGACCTTCGTGGAactttttgaaaagtttcctgGACTCTATAGTAGTGCAATGATTTGCTCGTTTTTCCCGAATTTTATCTACATG TTACGTCTTGGCAATCCCAACATTGTGACAGCGCTGATCTATTTGCCTGGAAGTCTATCGTATCTTGCTTCAGGGTCGCTGCCGGCTTACGCCATACCTAGATGGACGGCTCCCGCAGCGCACGTCGCCGATATACTCATAGGGTGGGCTCATCGTTCGTGGCTCTGGCACCTGTGCGGGAACTCAGCGTTGCTCCTTCACCACAGTGAAGTATCAAG GCACGAAAAGCTGTACTGGGAACAGAGAGGAGTCAGGATTATCCCGTGGACAGTTAACAATTTACAGGAGAAGCGATTCTATGAAGAGTCCTTGAACGTGCCTTACATCACTGACTGCGTGACGGCAGATTGTCCTGACAGTTGCTAG